One genomic region from Jilunia laotingensis encodes:
- a CDS encoding arylsulfatase has translation MKRRSLLLGTATLLSMTAMAQQGKQPNIVLIMVDDMGYSDLGCYGGEIPTPNLDNLAKQGVRFTHFCNTGRSCPSRASLLTGLYPQQAGIGMMSEDPHSAEDHGVHGYMGFLNRNCVTMAEVLKEAGYHTYMAGKWHVGMHGQEKWPLQRGFDHFYGILSGASSYLRPHGDRNLTLDNQQLPPPDQPYYTTDAFTDYALKFVDERPKDGKPYFLYLAYNAPHWPLHAKQADIDKFVGKYRKGWQKIREARMKRMIKMGLIDKSWGLAQWEGRQWDELTEEEQIELDRRMAVYAAQVHCMDYNVGRLLNYLKEKGEAENTLVIFLSDNGACAEPHREKGFGTVDMINDPDEWVKPSYGLPWAQVSNTPYRKYKVRAYEGGTSTPLIISWPEKYAEYDGELRHTRAFLPDIMATFIDASGATYPKTYHGGNEIIPLVGTSMFPILTNPDVELHEYIFGEHFDNCVVWWKNWKAVKDQASKNWELFNLDKDRTERVDLSREEPKILKQMTDKWKEWADTHYVYPKSK, from the coding sequence ATGAAAAGAAGATCATTATTGTTGGGAACTGCCACATTGCTGTCGATGACAGCAATGGCACAACAAGGCAAACAACCCAATATCGTGTTGATTATGGTGGACGATATGGGCTATTCCGATTTGGGGTGTTACGGAGGGGAAATTCCCACTCCGAACCTCGATAATCTAGCAAAGCAGGGAGTACGTTTTACGCATTTCTGCAATACGGGACGTTCCTGTCCGTCACGTGCCAGTCTGCTAACCGGATTATACCCGCAGCAGGCGGGTATCGGAATGATGTCCGAAGACCCTCATTCTGCTGAAGATCACGGTGTGCATGGATATATGGGGTTCCTGAACCGTAATTGCGTAACAATGGCGGAGGTACTGAAAGAGGCGGGATACCATACTTACATGGCCGGTAAATGGCATGTTGGTATGCATGGTCAGGAGAAATGGCCATTGCAGCGTGGGTTCGACCATTTCTATGGGATACTGTCGGGGGCATCCAGCTACCTGCGTCCTCATGGCGACCGTAATCTTACTTTGGATAACCAGCAATTACCACCGCCTGACCAGCCGTATTATACCACGGATGCATTTACGGATTATGCTTTGAAGTTTGTTGACGAACGGCCGAAGGATGGAAAACCGTATTTCCTTTATTTGGCTTATAATGCTCCTCACTGGCCGTTGCATGCGAAACAGGCAGACATTGATAAGTTTGTAGGCAAGTACCGGAAGGGGTGGCAAAAAATCCGGGAAGCCCGTATGAAACGGATGATTAAGATGGGGCTTATCGATAAGAGTTGGGGGCTTGCCCAGTGGGAAGGCCGTCAGTGGGACGAGTTGACTGAAGAAGAGCAGATAGAACTGGACAGACGAATGGCTGTTTATGCTGCTCAGGTACATTGTATGGATTATAATGTAGGCCGGCTTTTGAATTATCTGAAAGAAAAAGGGGAAGCGGAGAACACATTGGTTATCTTCCTGTCGGATAATGGAGCCTGTGCCGAACCCCACCGGGAGAAAGGTTTCGGAACGGTCGACATGATAAATGATCCCGATGAATGGGTCAAGCCTTCCTATGGTTTACCGTGGGCACAAGTAAGTAATACTCCTTATCGTAAATATAAAGTAAGGGCCTATGAAGGCGGCACTTCTACTCCGTTGATTATTTCCTGGCCGGAAAAGTATGCTGAATATGACGGAGAGCTAAGACATACTAGGGCTTTTCTACCCGATATTATGGCAACCTTCATCGATGCTTCCGGAGCCACTTATCCCAAGACTTATCACGGTGGAAATGAAATCATCCCGTTGGTAGGCACAAGCATGTTTCCCATTCTGACCAATCCGGATGTGGAACTGCACGAATACATATTTGGCGAACACTTTGACAATTGTGTCGTGTGGTGGAAAAATTGGAAAGCGGTAAAGGATCAAGCTTCTAAGAATTGGGAACTTTTCAATCTCGATAAAGACCGTACCGAACGGGTTGATCTATCAAGGGAAGAGCCGAAGATACTGAAGCAGATGACCGATAAATGGAAGGAATGGGCCGATACTCATTATGTTTATCCCAAAAGCAAATAA
- a CDS encoding DUF3823 domain-containing protein — protein sequence MMRKIFFYLILSVFVCFMTSCGFDNYDEPKSVLKGAITYEGQTVRLKGTNGGIQLQLYQDGYDKHDPITVYAGQDGEFQAVLFDGEYKLVTKDKNGPWVNNRDTIYVTVKGTTDCEVKVTPYFMITEEDITMTDNIVAATCNVNQIVDGAKIGQAMLLVSKTSFVDEATNIARQNKANVTAGKVDFSLDVSSNANVKAAKALYGRIGVKPQGADQAIYSQVFRLK from the coding sequence ATGATGAGAAAGATATTTTTTTATTTAATTTTGTCGGTGTTCGTATGCTTTATGACAAGTTGCGGCTTTGATAACTATGATGAACCAAAGTCTGTATTGAAGGGGGCGATCACTTATGAAGGGCAGACAGTCCGGTTGAAAGGTACAAATGGAGGTATCCAGTTACAGCTCTATCAAGACGGATACGACAAACACGATCCTATTACGGTTTATGCCGGTCAAGATGGAGAATTTCAAGCTGTTTTGTTCGATGGTGAATATAAACTGGTCACAAAAGATAAAAACGGTCCTTGGGTGAATAACCGCGATACGATCTATGTAACTGTCAAGGGCACTACTGATTGTGAAGTGAAAGTTACTCCTTACTTTATGATTACGGAGGAGGATATAACAATGACTGACAATATCGTTGCTGCCACCTGCAATGTCAATCAGATAGTGGACGGAGCCAAAATCGGTCAGGCTATGCTTCTGGTTAGTAAAACTTCATTTGTGGATGAAGCTACGAATATAGCGCGACAAAATAAGGCGAATGTGACTGCCGGTAAAGTCGACTTCTCGTTGGACGTATCTTCCAATGCAAATGTGAAGGCTGCCAAAGCTTTGTATGGGCGGATTGGAGTGAAGCCACAGGGCGCTGACCAGGCGATCTATTCCCAGGTATTCAGACTTAAATGA
- a CDS encoding RagB/SusD family nutrient uptake outer membrane protein, producing MNKYWIISILFVWSLFGSSCDDFLERNPDQILTDDQVFSDAKMVKSILANFYGGMDGWGQDFSDLNTFTKVDDACLTSGAPDNMQSYGNDQWRVYNYKLIRSINQFLEGLRASSALSETERNEFEGEARFIRAWVYFNMCRGLGGVPIVYDQVFEYSGSTDVLTLQVPRSKEYEVYDYIISECSDVAGYLPETPSINAARATKWAALMLKARAAIYAGSLANYNNKMAAPIVTTGGEVGIPAEKAAGYYETAFAAAKEVIASKKYDITPSDPKDLGRNFYEAVCIKDNNKEVIWARDYAYPGSTHLFTFRNIPASHAVDPERCFAGPVLNLVEEFEYKDDRDGKIRIKDEAGNFIMYDNPEDAFANKDARLWGTVIYPGAEFRGSEVTLQAGQKVWENNKWVTKTGKVGSVDSDNRILTSINGPVANNENLVNKSGFFFRKFLDEDLAAATNARKSAIWFPRFRISEAYMIACEAAFELGKTGEDSPLVYINKVRERAGISQLTEMTFDDIVRECRVEFAMEDHRYWDLKRWRLADKIWNGVNDDPNAQLYALFPYQINNPGADNDQKWVFEKIKANMAPYPRHFELRNYYNFFDNSWLNKNQLLVKNPYQ from the coding sequence ATGAATAAATATTGGATAATTTCTATCTTATTTGTCTGGTCTCTGTTCGGGTCGTCCTGTGACGATTTTCTTGAACGTAATCCCGACCAGATATTGACCGACGATCAGGTATTTAGTGATGCCAAAATGGTAAAGTCTATTCTGGCAAACTTTTATGGCGGAATGGATGGTTGGGGACAGGACTTCTCGGATCTCAATACTTTTACTAAAGTAGACGATGCTTGTCTGACATCCGGTGCCCCCGACAATATGCAATCGTACGGGAATGACCAGTGGAGGGTTTACAATTATAAATTGATTCGTAGTATTAACCAGTTTTTGGAAGGACTGCGTGCATCCAGTGCTTTGTCGGAAACGGAAAGAAATGAGTTTGAGGGCGAAGCCCGTTTTATCAGAGCATGGGTCTATTTCAATATGTGCCGCGGACTGGGGGGAGTGCCAATCGTTTATGATCAGGTTTTTGAATATAGCGGTAGCACAGATGTCCTAACTCTTCAGGTGCCTCGTTCCAAAGAATACGAAGTGTATGATTACATTATCAGCGAATGTTCGGATGTTGCAGGCTATTTGCCGGAGACCCCCTCTATAAATGCTGCTCGTGCCACCAAGTGGGCTGCTTTGATGTTGAAGGCCCGGGCTGCAATCTATGCCGGATCGTTGGCGAATTACAATAATAAGATGGCTGCCCCTATTGTGACTACCGGAGGGGAAGTAGGAATTCCTGCGGAAAAGGCTGCCGGATATTATGAAACGGCGTTCGCGGCTGCGAAGGAAGTGATTGCCTCCAAAAAGTATGACATCACGCCTTCTGATCCGAAAGATCTCGGGCGAAACTTTTATGAAGCCGTCTGCATTAAAGATAATAACAAGGAAGTGATTTGGGCGAGAGACTATGCCTATCCCGGGTCTACCCATCTCTTTACATTCAGGAACATCCCGGCATCCCATGCGGTGGACCCGGAACGTTGCTTTGCCGGGCCCGTGTTGAATCTGGTAGAAGAATTTGAATATAAGGACGATCGTGATGGGAAGATCAGAATCAAGGATGAGGCGGGTAATTTCATTATGTATGACAACCCGGAAGATGCTTTTGCTAATAAGGATGCACGTTTGTGGGGCACGGTCATTTATCCGGGGGCGGAGTTCCGCGGAAGCGAAGTGACTCTGCAGGCTGGTCAGAAAGTATGGGAGAACAATAAATGGGTAACTAAGACCGGTAAGGTGGGATCAGTGGATAGCGATAACCGCATACTTACCTCTATTAACGGTCCTGTAGCCAACAATGAAAATCTGGTGAATAAATCCGGTTTCTTCTTTCGTAAATTCTTGGATGAAGACCTTGCTGCCGCTACTAATGCTCGGAAAAGTGCTATCTGGTTTCCTCGTTTCCGCATCTCCGAGGCTTATATGATTGCTTGTGAGGCTGCTTTTGAACTTGGAAAGACGGGTGAAGACAGTCCGTTGGTATATATTAATAAGGTACGCGAGCGTGCCGGTATCAGCCAGTTGACGGAAATGACTTTTGATGATATCGTTCGCGAGTGCCGGGTAGAGTTTGCTATGGAAGACCATCGTTACTGGGATTTGAAACGTTGGCGCTTGGCAGACAAAATATGGAACGGAGTGAATGACGATCCCAATGCGCAACTTTATGCATTATTTCCTTATCAGATCAACAATCCGGGGGCGGATAATGACCAGAAATGGGTGTTCGAAAAGATAAAGGCGAATATGGCACCCTATCCCAGACATTTTGAGTTGAGAAACTATTATAATTTCTTCGATAATTCATGGCTTAATAAGAATCAGCTTTTGGTAAAGAACCCATATCAATAA
- a CDS encoding sulfatase family protein, producing MNNKLISALPALAGALTVVPAMAQTSKPNIVIIMTDQQRADLCGREGFPMAVTPFADSLAHRNVWFDKAYTVAPASIPARCSMFTGRYPTATHVRTNHNLGDTYYTKDMLEVFKENGYKTALVGKNHAHVKDTDFDYCDGYFHWGKNRKDTQQDKDFARFLNEDARGQYLEATPFPVEAQNPVKIVTKALAWVEQQKDAPFFMWVSMPEPHNPYQISEPYFSMFSPDKLPPTLTSRKDLSKKGEKYEILAELEDASCPNLQQDLPRLRGNYLGMLRLIDDQVKRLIEGFVATGLYDNTIFVILSDHGDYCGEYGLIRKGAGVPECLTRIPMVWAGQGIKPQSKPMDAHVSLADVFPTICSAIGAEIPLGVQGRSLWPMLNGESYPKKEFASVMVQQGFGGEDFTRKEPLTFQEEGALQPKKIAFFDELNTWTQSGTERMVRKDDWKLVLDNYGRGELYNLKQDPSEINNLYNNKKFAAKQMEMLEELMTWELRLQDPLPVPRNRYHFKRNPYNYHFMQENK from the coding sequence ATGAATAATAAGTTAATTTCAGCATTACCGGCACTTGCAGGGGCACTGACAGTGGTCCCTGCTATGGCTCAAACATCGAAGCCTAACATTGTGATCATTATGACCGATCAGCAGCGTGCCGACCTGTGTGGTAGGGAGGGCTTTCCGATGGCTGTGACTCCTTTTGCCGATTCATTGGCTCACCGGAACGTGTGGTTTGACAAGGCTTATACGGTAGCACCGGCGAGTATACCTGCTCGTTGTTCCATGTTTACGGGACGCTATCCGACAGCTACCCATGTACGTACCAACCACAATTTGGGAGACACCTATTATACAAAGGACATGCTGGAGGTATTTAAAGAAAATGGCTATAAGACGGCTTTGGTCGGTAAAAACCATGCCCATGTCAAAGACACTGATTTTGACTATTGCGACGGCTATTTTCATTGGGGGAAGAATCGGAAAGATACCCAACAGGATAAGGACTTTGCCCGGTTCCTGAACGAAGATGCAAGAGGGCAGTACCTGGAAGCTACTCCTTTCCCCGTGGAAGCCCAGAACCCGGTAAAGATCGTAACGAAAGCGCTGGCTTGGGTCGAACAGCAGAAGGATGCTCCCTTCTTTATGTGGGTATCTATGCCCGAACCGCATAATCCTTACCAGATTTCCGAACCATATTTTTCCATGTTTTCGCCCGATAAGCTTCCTCCGACATTGACCAGCCGCAAGGACTTGTCTAAAAAAGGAGAGAAGTATGAAATCCTTGCCGAATTGGAAGACGCGTCTTGTCCGAACCTGCAACAGGATCTTCCCCGCTTGCGTGGTAATTATCTGGGGATGCTCCGCTTGATCGATGATCAGGTGAAACGTCTAATTGAGGGCTTTGTCGCTACGGGGCTATATGACAATACGATCTTTGTTATCTTGTCCGATCACGGAGACTATTGCGGTGAATATGGACTGATTCGCAAGGGTGCGGGTGTACCCGAGTGCCTGACTCGTATTCCGATGGTTTGGGCGGGACAGGGCATTAAGCCTCAGTCTAAACCGATGGACGCACATGTTTCTTTGGCAGATGTATTTCCAACGATATGCTCTGCCATCGGAGCAGAAATACCTTTGGGCGTGCAAGGCAGAAGTCTTTGGCCGATGCTTAACGGAGAGTCTTATCCGAAGAAGGAATTTGCCAGTGTGATGGTTCAACAGGGATTCGGAGGTGAGGATTTTACCCGTAAAGAACCGCTGACCTTTCAGGAAGAAGGGGCTTTGCAACCTAAAAAGATTGCCTTTTTCGACGAATTGAACACTTGGACGCAGAGTGGCACGGAAAGAATGGTTCGCAAAGACGATTGGAAGTTAGTGTTGGATAATTACGGACGAGGTGAATTGTATAATTTGAAACAAGACCCATCCGAAATCAACAACCTTTATAATAACAAGAAATTTGCGGCTAAGCAAATGGAAATGTTGGAGGAACTGATGACTTGGGAATTGCGTTTGCAAGATCCGCTTCCCGTTCCAAGGAACCGGTATCATTTCAAACGTAATCCTTATAATTATCATTTTATGCAGGAGAATAAGTAG
- a CDS encoding DUF2156 domain-containing protein: MIEFKDITIKDKDIITAYTMNSNRRNCDLSFSNLCSWRFLYHTKYAIIDNFLAFKFWAGDELAYMMPVGEGNVKPVLKALIEDASQENQPFCMLGVCSCMREELESIFPGQFIFTADRDYADYIYLRSDLATLKGKKFQAKRNHINKFRNTYGNYEYAPITPDRISECLELEAEWCKANNCDKQEGTGNERRALVYALHHFEELGLTGGILHANGKIVAFTFGMPINKDTFGVHVEKADTNIDGAYAMINYEFANHIPEQYTYINREEDLGIEGLRKAKLSYQPTIILEKYMACLKNEPLDMIKW, from the coding sequence ATGATAGAATTTAAAGATATCACTATCAAAGATAAAGATATCATTACCGCCTACACGATGAACAGTAATCGCAGGAATTGTGATTTATCTTTCTCTAATCTCTGTAGCTGGAGATTTTTATACCATACCAAATATGCCATTATCGATAACTTTCTTGCTTTTAAATTCTGGGCGGGAGACGAACTGGCTTATATGATGCCCGTAGGTGAAGGAAATGTAAAACCAGTCCTGAAAGCACTTATCGAAGACGCATCCCAAGAGAATCAGCCATTCTGCATGCTGGGAGTATGTTCATGCATGCGTGAAGAGCTGGAGAGCATCTTTCCGGGACAATTCATTTTTACAGCCGACAGGGATTATGCCGACTACATTTATCTACGGAGTGACCTTGCCACATTGAAAGGTAAGAAATTTCAAGCGAAACGGAATCACATTAACAAATTCCGCAACACCTATGGTAATTATGAATATGCACCCATCACTCCCGACCGCATATCGGAATGCCTCGAGCTGGAAGCTGAATGGTGTAAAGCAAACAACTGCGATAAACAAGAAGGCACGGGGAATGAACGCCGGGCATTGGTTTATGCCCTGCATCACTTTGAAGAATTGGGACTGACCGGTGGCATATTGCATGCCAATGGTAAGATCGTTGCATTTACGTTCGGTATGCCTATCAACAAGGATACATTCGGGGTACATGTCGAAAAGGCGGATACCAATATTGACGGAGCTTATGCCATGATTAATTATGAGTTTGCCAATCACATCCCTGAACAGTACACTTACATCAACCGGGAAGAAGATTTAGGAATCGAAGGCTTGCGAAAAGCAAAACTGTCCTATCAGCCGACGATTATTCTGGAAAAATATATGGCTTGCCTCAAAAATGAGCCGTTGGATATGATAAAATGGTAA
- a CDS encoding GNAT family N-acetyltransferase has translation MIKDKVKTLWELCFDDSQAFIDLYFRLRYKDEITMTIQDGEEVVSALQMIPYPMTFCDKEIRTSYISGACTHPDHRGNGAMRELLSQAFERMTNEGVMLSTLIPAEPWLFDYYARLGYVPVFRHSLQQVSDAGTTDEEVVIRKVSDYDPEAYRYLNHKMHERPCCIQHTSDDFKVILADAAVSGGSVYIASVGNSIVGLAVTYLRESGLYINELFSDSPKVKAGLLHHIAFENTTQKGMFFITPPALGAEQSVLGMARIIDALGFLQLYAAYYPEKEMSIELTDKYLSVNNGYYYLNKGKCTHSKQRLSDSPLKLTISELGELLLAPMQPYMSLMLN, from the coding sequence ATGATCAAGGATAAGGTAAAAACACTATGGGAGCTTTGTTTTGACGACAGCCAGGCGTTCATCGACCTGTATTTTCGTCTGCGTTATAAAGATGAAATAACTATGACCATCCAGGATGGCGAAGAAGTTGTTTCAGCACTTCAGATGATTCCTTATCCCATGACCTTTTGCGATAAAGAGATTCGGACATCTTACATATCGGGTGCATGCACCCATCCCGACCATCGCGGCAACGGAGCGATGCGCGAATTACTTTCACAGGCTTTTGAACGGATGACAAATGAAGGAGTCATGCTTAGCACATTGATACCGGCAGAGCCTTGGTTATTCGATTATTATGCGCGTTTGGGATACGTTCCAGTCTTCCGTCATTCTTTACAACAAGTGTCTGATGCCGGAACTACAGACGAAGAAGTCGTGATCCGGAAAGTAAGCGATTACGATCCGGAAGCCTACCGATATTTAAATCATAAAATGCATGAGCGTCCCTGCTGCATACAGCATACTTCCGATGATTTCAAAGTGATACTTGCCGATGCTGCTGTCAGTGGCGGATCAGTGTACATAGCGTCCGTCGGGAACAGTATTGTCGGCTTAGCCGTCACTTATCTGAGAGAAAGCGGCTTGTATATCAATGAACTTTTCTCCGATAGCCCGAAGGTAAAAGCCGGACTACTTCATCATATCGCATTCGAGAACACCACTCAAAAGGGTATGTTTTTCATCACTCCTCCTGCCTTGGGCGCAGAACAATCCGTGCTGGGAATGGCTCGTATTATCGATGCGCTTGGTTTCCTACAACTTTATGCAGCGTACTATCCTGAAAAAGAGATGAGCATTGAATTAACGGACAAATACCTTTCTGTAAACAACGGTTATTATTATCTCAATAAAGGAAAATGTACACATAGCAAACAACGGCTTTCAGATTCCCCGCTCAAATTAACCATAAGCGAATTAGGGGAATTATTACTGGCACCGATGCAGCCCTATATGAGTTTGATGTTAAATTAG
- a CDS encoding LrgB family protein translates to MSYLENEFFLLAITFGIFFFAKLLQKKTGLLLLNPILLTIAILIIFLKVTHISYETYNKGGHLIEFWLKPAVVALGVPLYLQLETIKKQLLPILLSQLAGCIVGVVSVVLIAKLMGASKEVILSLAPKSVTTPIAMEVTKTLGGIPSLTAAVVVCVGLLGAILGFKTMKLMHVGSPIAQGLSMGTAAHAVGTSTAMDISSKYGAYASLGLTLNGIFTALLTPTILRLLGFF, encoded by the coding sequence ATGAGTTATTTAGAAAATGAATTTTTCCTGTTGGCTATTACCTTCGGGATTTTTTTCTTTGCAAAGTTGCTTCAGAAGAAGACGGGATTACTGTTGTTGAATCCTATATTATTGACGATTGCCATTCTTATTATTTTCCTGAAGGTAACTCATATCAGTTATGAGACTTATAATAAAGGCGGTCATCTGATAGAATTCTGGCTCAAGCCTGCCGTGGTTGCATTGGGCGTACCGCTTTATCTGCAACTGGAAACGATCAAAAAGCAATTGCTTCCCATTCTGCTTTCTCAACTGGCGGGATGTATCGTCGGAGTCGTCTCCGTGGTGTTGATAGCCAAACTCATGGGGGCTTCCAAAGAGGTGATTCTCTCGCTAGCTCCCAAGTCCGTCACAACTCCCATTGCCATGGAAGTAACGAAAACATTGGGAGGCATCCCTTCCTTGACTGCAGCAGTGGTGGTCTGCGTAGGGCTATTGGGGGCCATACTCGGTTTCAAGACAATGAAACTGATGCATGTCGGCAGCCCCATTGCACAAGGGCTCTCCATGGGAACCGCAGCTCATGCGGTAGGCACCTCGACAGCGATGGACATCAGCAGTAAATACGGAGCCTATGCCAGCCTGGGATTAACGCTAAACGGCATATTCACAGCTTTATTGACTCCTACTATCCTTCGTTTATTAGGCTTCTTCTAA
- a CDS encoding CidA/LrgA family protein, translating into MIRQCAILFGCLALGELIVFLTGIKLPSSIIGMLLLTLFLKLGWIKLQWVQGMSDFLVANLGFFFIPPGVALMLYFDIIAAQFWPIVIATLVSTVLVLVVTGWVHQLARKIK; encoded by the coding sequence ATGATACGTCAGTGCGCCATTTTATTTGGCTGTTTGGCTTTGGGTGAATTGATTGTTTTTCTCACAGGGATCAAACTTCCTTCCAGCATCATAGGGATGCTATTGCTCACCCTCTTTCTTAAATTAGGTTGGATCAAACTGCAATGGGTGCAGGGCATGTCCGATTTCCTGGTTGCTAACCTAGGATTCTTCTTTATTCCCCCCGGAGTTGCCTTAATGCTCTATTTCGACATCATTGCGGCACAGTTTTGGCCAATTGTTATTGCCACCCTTGTCAGCACCGTCTTGGTTCTCGTTGTCACCGGATGGGTTCATCAATTAGCACGTAAAATCAAATGA